A stretch of the Veillonella parvula DSM 2008 genome encodes the following:
- a CDS encoding carboxymuconolactone decarboxylase family protein, with translation MSKSEFAQAYTERMFPDIAAPAGYIDPEFEVLFDNFAFDEVITEEGRNVPAKDRFLAILATLVGASAVDEYALMLPAALNFGLIPDEVVELIYQAVPYLGIGRVRPFFKVTNKIFDYRGEAIVDPSRSTITSESRLEKGVEKQVEIFGASMRNSYQEGPEDIRHINKWLANMFGDYYTRKGLSVAHREMITFCFLAAQGGCEAQLKAHVEGNLNVGNSKQYLINIASQCVPYIGYPRTLNALRCIQEGYTAWEAKQ, from the coding sequence ATGTCTAAATCTGAATTTGCTCAAGCCTATACGGAGCGTATGTTCCCTGATATTGCAGCCCCAGCAGGTTATATTGATCCAGAGTTTGAAGTATTGTTTGATAATTTTGCCTTTGATGAAGTCATCACCGAAGAAGGCCGTAATGTACCGGCAAAGGATCGCTTCTTAGCCATTCTTGCTACATTAGTAGGCGCCTCCGCTGTTGATGAATATGCATTAATGCTACCGGCAGCATTAAACTTTGGTCTTATTCCTGATGAAGTGGTAGAGCTCATTTATCAAGCGGTGCCCTATCTTGGCATCGGACGTGTGCGCCCATTCTTTAAGGTGACCAATAAGATTTTTGACTATCGAGGAGAGGCTATTGTTGATCCATCTCGCAGCACTATTACTAGTGAGTCTCGTCTTGAAAAGGGCGTGGAGAAACAAGTGGAAATCTTCGGAGCGTCTATGCGCAATTCTTACCAAGAAGGGCCAGAAGATATTCGTCATATCAACAAATGGCTTGCCAATATGTTCGGCGATTACTATACGCGTAAAGGCCTTAGCGTGGCTCATCGTGAAATGATTACCTTCTGCTTCCTTGCGGCTCAAGGTGGCTGTGAAGCTCAACTCAAGGCTCATGTAGAAGGTAATTTGAACGTAGGGAACAGCAAACAATATTTGATTAATATCGCATCTCAATGCGTGCCGTATATCGGCTATCCCCGTACCTTAAATGCCCTTCGTTGCATTCAAGAAGGCTACACCGCATGGGAAGCTAAACAATAA
- a CDS encoding MarR family winged helix-turn-helix transcriptional regulator, with protein MAEIGVLEGYKHKEDVPDSEYLRLENQLSFPLYVVAKEIVNAYRSHLDPLNLTYTQYIVMMALWQYGDLSVKELGQVLRLDSGTLTPLLKKLEAKAFLKRKRSRQDERVVMVTLTDTGKALRDVAVHIPRRLAEASGPIFDVEETRQLRMLLNKLLEAIDNANAKTAENMKG; from the coding sequence ATGGCAGAAATTGGTGTACTTGAAGGGTACAAACATAAAGAAGATGTTCCTGATTCAGAATATTTAAGATTGGAAAATCAATTGAGCTTTCCACTCTATGTAGTGGCAAAGGAAATTGTTAATGCATATCGTAGTCACTTGGATCCTTTAAATTTGACATATACTCAATACATCGTAATGATGGCATTGTGGCAATATGGTGATTTATCCGTTAAGGAATTGGGACAAGTATTGCGCCTTGATTCCGGTACATTAACACCGCTTTTAAAGAAATTAGAAGCCAAAGCATTCTTGAAACGCAAACGCAGTCGTCAAGATGAACGCGTAGTTATGGTAACCCTTACTGATACGGGCAAAGCATTACGTGATGTAGCGGTTCATATACCACGCCGCTTGGCTGAAGCGTCAGGTCCTATATTTGACGTAGAAGAAACACGTCAATTGCGTATGTTGCTTAATAAATTACTAGAAGCAATCGATAACGCAAATGCAAAAACAGCAGAGAACATGAAGGGCTAA
- a CDS encoding nitroreductase: MNTLECIKTRHSTRKFKADQVSRKLIDQVLDAGRRAPSGGNTQLTHFMVITNQDVLQELVTLVQEEYGKMPITENTLSYMVNIIKMSAEGKFVFNYGAPVLIVLASKPSYANNFADVSCAMQNMMLACNELDLGSCWVNQIRHLQDNERIQAKMRELGLSEDEKVYASLSIGYPDLPNGLNRREIEAKGYPVTYID, encoded by the coding sequence ATGAACACCTTAGAGTGCATCAAAACTCGTCATAGTACACGTAAATTTAAAGCAGATCAAGTATCTAGAAAGCTCATCGATCAAGTGCTCGACGCAGGTCGCCGCGCTCCATCTGGCGGTAATACACAATTAACACATTTCATGGTCATTACAAACCAAGATGTACTTCAAGAACTAGTAACACTCGTTCAAGAAGAATACGGCAAAATGCCGATTACAGAAAATACTTTATCTTACATGGTGAATATCATTAAGATGTCCGCCGAAGGCAAATTCGTATTCAACTATGGAGCGCCTGTACTCATCGTATTGGCTAGTAAACCAAGTTATGCCAACAACTTTGCTGACGTGTCATGTGCTATGCAAAACATGATGCTTGCCTGCAATGAACTTGACCTTGGTAGTTGCTGGGTTAACCAAATCCGTCATCTTCAAGATAATGAACGCATCCAAGCCAAAATGCGTGAACTAGGTCTTAGCGAAGACGAAAAAGTCTACGCTAGCCTCTCTATCGGCTACCCAGATCTACCAAATGGTCTTAACCGCCGTGAAATCGAAGCCAAAGGTTATCCTGTAACATATATTGATTAA
- a CDS encoding P-type ATPase — MLLTQGNAKIVSLADRWATWIVVIALLAAVGTYVVTGEIIRAVTILVMFCPCALVLATPAAIM, encoded by the coding sequence TTGTTATTGACACAAGGTAATGCGAAAATCGTTAGCTTGGCTGACCGTTGGGCCACATGGATTGTAGTGATTGCGTTATTAGCCGCGGTTGGCACCTATGTGGTAACTGGAGAAATCATTCGTGCCGTAACCATCCTCGTTATGTTCTGTCCTTGTGCTCTCGTATTGGCAACGCCGGCAGCGATAATGTAA
- the pgtP gene encoding phosphoglycerate transporter protein PgtP codes for MSIFSPAPHIERLPEAQIDSTYKRLRREVFAGTFIGYATFYLIRQNFSLAVPYMIAEYGYTKADLGIVMTILSVAYGVSKFVMGNASDRSNPKYFSTVGLLLSALVMLLFGTLPGVMSSIPIMCVLALLNGWFQGMGYPPYAKNMVTWFSRSERGAWWSWWNVSHNLGGGIIAPLATLGIYLFGTWHSIFFFPALISIVLAIITFVLLKDTPQSCGLPPIEEYKHEVVHTHTANEEKSTFKEIFYKYILHNKYLWYLAIANIFVYFIRYGVVSWAPTYLTAVKGFTKEGSRWAYFLYEWAGIPGMLVSGYLSDRVFRGRRAPATICFMLFVILAILVYWFNPAGNILIDNLALIAIGFLIYGPVMMIGLQAADMVPRVATGGATGLTGLLGYLIGSAGAGAFMGLMVDLYGWDGGFIALVGACILSIVFLLLTLGDKGQQ; via the coding sequence ATGTCGATTTTCTCTCCTGCTCCTCATATTGAACGTTTACCTGAGGCGCAAATCGATTCCACCTACAAACGTCTTCGTCGCGAAGTCTTTGCAGGTACATTTATTGGTTATGCTACATTCTATTTGATCCGTCAAAACTTTAGTTTAGCTGTTCCGTACATGATTGCTGAGTACGGCTACACCAAAGCGGATCTCGGTATAGTTATGACCATCTTATCCGTAGCTTACGGCGTAAGTAAATTTGTTATGGGTAATGCGTCTGACCGCTCTAACCCAAAATACTTCTCCACAGTAGGTCTATTGCTTAGTGCTTTAGTTATGTTATTATTCGGCACCTTACCAGGTGTTATGAGCAGTATTCCTATCATGTGCGTTCTTGCCTTATTAAACGGTTGGTTCCAAGGTATGGGCTACCCTCCATATGCGAAAAACATGGTAACTTGGTTCTCCCGTTCCGAACGCGGTGCTTGGTGGTCCTGGTGGAACGTTTCCCACAACCTAGGTGGCGGCATCATCGCTCCTCTTGCTACGCTTGGCATCTACCTATTCGGTACATGGCATAGTATCTTCTTCTTCCCTGCCCTTATCTCTATCGTGTTAGCGATTATTACCTTTGTATTGTTGAAAGATACGCCTCAATCCTGTGGCTTACCGCCTATCGAAGAATACAAACATGAAGTAGTTCATACACATACAGCAAATGAAGAAAAAAGTACTTTCAAAGAAATCTTCTACAAATATATTTTGCATAATAAATACTTATGGTATCTTGCGATTGCAAACATTTTTGTATACTTCATCCGTTACGGCGTAGTTAGCTGGGCACCAACCTATTTAACCGCTGTGAAAGGCTTCACAAAAGAAGGTTCCCGTTGGGCTTACTTCTTATACGAATGGGCCGGTATTCCAGGCATGCTCGTAAGTGGCTACTTGAGTGACCGCGTATTCCGTGGCCGTCGTGCTCCAGCTACGATTTGCTTTATGTTATTCGTTATCTTGGCAATCCTCGTGTACTGGTTTAACCCTGCGGGCAATATTCTCATCGATAACTTAGCACTCATCGCTATCGGCTTCCTCATCTACGGTCCTGTTATGATGATTGGCCTTCAAGCAGCAGATATGGTGCCACGCGTAGCAACAGGTGGTGCTACTGGCCTTACAGGCCTTCTTGGTTACCTCATCGGTTCTGCCGGTGCTGGTGCTTTCATGGGTCTCATGGTTGACCTCTACGGTTGGGATGGTGGTTTCATTGCCCTCGTTGGTGCATGTATCCTATCCATCGTATTCCTACTCCTCACCCTTGGAGACAAAGGACAACAATAG
- a CDS encoding Spx/MgsR family RNA polymerase-binding regulatory protein, with protein MLFVEYPKCTTCKKAKKFLDDHKIKYTDRDIKSENPTAEEIAAWYPQSGKDLKAFFNTSGMIYREQQLKDKLPNLSEEEKLALLASNGMLVKRPILVLEDKVLVGFKEAEWIEALKL; from the coding sequence ATGTTATTCGTTGAATATCCTAAATGCACAACATGCAAAAAAGCAAAGAAATTCTTAGATGATCACAAAATTAAGTACACAGATCGTGACATCAAGTCCGAAAATCCTACAGCAGAGGAAATCGCTGCTTGGTATCCACAATCTGGCAAGGATTTGAAAGCATTCTTTAATACTTCTGGTATGATTTACCGTGAACAACAATTAAAGGATAAATTGCCGAACCTTAGTGAAGAAGAAAAACTAGCTTTATTAGCATCTAATGGCATGCTTGTAAAACGTCCTATCTTGGTTCTTGAAGACAAAGTACTCGTTGGATTTAAAGAAGCAGAATGGATTGAGGCGTTGAAGCTCTAA
- a CDS encoding HigA family addiction module antitoxin: MEKFIPTPTISEILKEEFMDPLGLSAYRLAKDIHVPVSRIQEILNGTRSISADTSLRLAKYFGVSEGYFLRLQMDVDLRTAKLSEGMDEVLSSITHCASLDPVDCQ; encoded by the coding sequence ATGGAAAAGTTTATTCCTACACCTACCATTAGTGAAATATTAAAGGAAGAGTTTATGGATCCATTAGGACTATCTGCATATCGATTAGCTAAGGATATACATGTGCCTGTTTCACGTATTCAAGAAATATTGAATGGTACACGGTCTATTTCAGCAGATACATCGTTGCGTTTAGCGAAATACTTTGGTGTTTCGGAAGGGTATTTCTTGCGTTTACAGATGGATGTTGATTTGCGTACAGCAAAACTTAGTGAGGGGATGGATGAAGTATTATCCTCTATTACACATTGTGCTTCATTAGACCCCGTAGACTGTCAATAA
- a CDS encoding type II toxin-antitoxin system RelE/ParE family toxin, producing MIIGFKDKETEKVYYQSFSKRFSPFIQRLALRKLLLLDNAESLQDLRWPPGNRLELLQGDRFGQYSLRINSQYRLCFKVKDISSFYDVEIVDYH from the coding sequence ATGATTATCGGATTTAAGGATAAGGAAACAGAAAAAGTTTACTATCAAAGCTTTTCCAAACGCTTTTCTCCGTTTATACAAAGGCTAGCCCTTCGTAAATTACTATTGTTAGATAATGCTGAATCATTACAAGATTTACGTTGGCCACCAGGTAATCGCTTGGAGTTGTTGCAAGGAGATCGATTTGGACAATATAGTTTGCGGATTAATAGTCAGTATAGACTGTGTTTTAAAGTGAAAGATATTAGTAGTTTTTATGATGTAGAAATTGTAGATTATCATTAA
- a CDS encoding DUF554 domain-containing protein, translated as MIGLGTAINIGLIIAGSLCGLAFGRFMKENLKQTLMIVSGIIVLLLGMSGAMKYMLVIVNGSLQTTGPLLMIISMVVGAVIGEIIDLNHWITVFGDWVKARTGNAGDPKFTHAFITASLTFTVGAMGVLGAIQDGLTGNYQTLLLKGILDGIIVMVMVSSMGKGALFSFIPVGITQWLITAMAHIAAPLMTPSAIDNLSYVGSILIFCVGIDLIWPGKIRIANLLPAIFMAMGLTFLL; from the coding sequence ATGATTGGTTTGGGAACGGCCATTAACATTGGTCTCATTATAGCTGGTAGCCTATGTGGCCTCGCGTTTGGTCGCTTTATGAAAGAAAATTTAAAGCAGACGCTCATGATTGTGAGCGGTATTATCGTGCTCCTCCTCGGTATGAGTGGGGCTATGAAGTATATGCTCGTCATTGTCAACGGATCTCTACAAACAACGGGGCCGCTATTGATGATTATTAGCATGGTCGTAGGCGCCGTGATTGGCGAAATTATCGATCTTAATCATTGGATTACCGTGTTTGGTGATTGGGTGAAAGCTCGCACTGGCAATGCTGGTGATCCAAAGTTTACACATGCTTTTATTACTGCATCTTTGACGTTTACCGTAGGTGCTATGGGGGTACTTGGTGCCATTCAAGACGGTCTTACTGGAAATTATCAGACGTTGCTTTTAAAAGGCATCCTCGACGGTATTATCGTTATGGTTATGGTATCCTCTATGGGAAAAGGGGCGCTGTTCTCCTTTATTCCTGTAGGTATTACGCAATGGCTCATCACGGCAATGGCACATATTGCAGCGCCTCTGATGACACCTAGTGCCATCGATAACCTATCCTACGTTGGATCTATTTTGATTTTCTGCGTTGGTATCGACCTCATCTGGCCTGGTAAAATACGTATTGCCAACCTCTTGCCAGCCATTTTCATGGCAATGGGGCTTACATTTTTGCTATAA
- a CDS encoding DNA-3-methyladenine glycosylase I produces MTTCEWPTTPLYQDYHDYEWGRPIHDDQHQFEHLCLESLQCGLSWLTILNKRDIIRACFDHFDIDAVAVYGESDIERIMQTEGMLKYRPKIEAIINNATAFKRIQSEFGSFCNYIWGFTNHKTIIYENHPEGHFPTKNGLSTRISKDLKKRGFKFVGPVTIYSHLQASGLINDHGKDCPCFEEINKTADIVRLPVDDEA; encoded by the coding sequence ATGACGACTTGTGAATGGCCGACGACGCCTTTATATCAGGATTACCACGATTACGAGTGGGGACGACCAATTCATGATGATCAACATCAATTTGAACATCTTTGTCTTGAAAGTCTCCAATGTGGCCTAAGTTGGCTTACGATTTTGAATAAACGAGATATCATTCGAGCATGCTTTGATCATTTTGATATTGATGCGGTGGCTGTTTATGGTGAAAGTGACATTGAACGCATCATGCAGACGGAGGGGATGCTTAAGTATCGTCCTAAAATTGAAGCTATTATCAATAATGCTACGGCTTTTAAACGTATTCAATCTGAATTTGGTTCGTTTTGTAACTATATTTGGGGATTTACAAATCATAAAACGATTATTTATGAAAACCATCCTGAAGGGCATTTTCCTACTAAAAATGGTCTATCCACGCGGATTAGCAAAGACTTAAAAAAGAGGGGCTTTAAGTTTGTAGGCCCTGTCACAATTTATTCGCATCTACAAGCCAGTGGCCTCATCAATGATCACGGTAAAGACTGCCCTTGCTTTGAAGAGATTAATAAAACAGCAGATATCGTACGGTTACCTGTAGACGATGAAGCTTAA
- a CDS encoding flavin reductase yields the protein MKPFETKDNQAFTMFENRWALVTAGTLDDFNTCTVSWGSMGNVWGPNGGDMSTVTVYIHPARYTQEFMAKYDTFTVSFFPESYRKALGYLGSHSGRDEDKVANSGLTPVAAGDGVTFKEAELTFVCKKLYEHQFDEAHLAEKVKDYYASNPAVYTQAGHDRWEPHYMYIGEVVDAIEG from the coding sequence ATGAAACCATTTGAAACAAAAGATAATCAAGCTTTTACCATGTTTGAGAATCGTTGGGCTCTTGTTACGGCTGGAACGCTTGATGATTTTAATACGTGTACAGTTAGTTGGGGCAGCATGGGCAATGTGTGGGGCCCTAATGGCGGCGACATGTCTACGGTGACGGTGTACATTCATCCGGCCCGCTATACGCAGGAATTTATGGCAAAATACGATACCTTTACAGTGAGTTTCTTCCCTGAAAGCTACCGCAAGGCGCTTGGTTACTTAGGATCTCATTCTGGTCGCGACGAAGATAAGGTAGCTAACTCTGGACTAACCCCGGTGGCGGCAGGCGATGGGGTGACTTTCAAAGAAGCAGAGTTAACTTTTGTATGTAAAAAGTTATATGAACACCAATTCGATGAAGCCCATTTGGCAGAAAAGGTAAAAGACTATTATGCATCTAATCCTGCTGTATATACACAAGCTGGGCATGATCGTTGGGAACCACATTATATGTACATTGGCGAAGTAGTTGATGCCATAGAGGGCTAG